One Tenrec ecaudatus isolate mTenEca1 chromosome 12, mTenEca1.hap1, whole genome shotgun sequence DNA segment encodes these proteins:
- the ROMO1 gene encoding reactive oxygen species modulator 1, translating into MPVAVGPYGQSQPSCFDRVKMGFVMGCAVGMAAGALFGTFSCLRIGMRGRELMGGIGKTMMQSGGTFGTFMAIGMGIRC; encoded by the exons ATGCCGGTGGCCGTGGGTCCTTACGGGCAGTCCCAACCCAGCTGCTTCGACCGCGTGAAGATGGGCTTTGTGATGGGTTGCGCCGTGGGCATGGCGGCCGGGGCGCTCTTCGGCACCTTTTCCTGTCTCAG GATCGGAATGCGGGGTCGGGAACTGATGGGCGGCATTGGAAAAACCATGATGCAGAGTGGTGGCACTTTTGGCACATTCATGGCGATTGGGATGGGCATCCGATGTTAA